The Streptomyces sp. NBC_00236 DNA window CGCCACGCCCGCCATGAGGTGCCGGGACGCCTCGTTCTCCCCTTGCGCCTGCTCCGGTAGGTCAGGGTCGCTCCACTCGGCTTCCGGCGCCTCGGTACGGAAAATCCGCTGATCAGTCCCAGGAAGAGGCACTTCACCTCGCACCCAGGACCGAACCCGAGCGGTCGGCAGCGCCCGATCCGGAGTGACGTTGTACTCAACCTCTGTGAGCGGTACGAGAAGGTGCAGAGGGGACACGTCCAAGACGTAGGCCAGTGCCAACCACTCAGTGAGGGTGACGTTCTGACGCTTCCCCTTCTCCAGGTTCGAGACCGTGAACCGGTCCCACTTGAAGCCTTCATCCTTCATTTTCTGACCCACCTCCGCCGCTGTGAGCCCCTTACGCTTGCGCAGCTCAGAGACCCTGAGGGCCACCGTCCGCATCGGGTCGATTCCTTGGTCGGACAAGCCCACTCCACTCATAGGTGATTTGAATACACCTTAAAGGGCACTTGCGTCACCGGCAACAGTGGTGCACGATTGGGCGCAACTTGACGCCTGACTGCACTTAAAGGTGTAGTCACTTCACCTAGAGGAGAAACATGGGACGGGTCACCCTTCCCCGCGTCACGCTCCCCCAGTCCGCTGGCGCCGACAGGCGCCCCCTCGCCACCACGCCTGACCTCGCCGAGCACTACGGGGTTCCGGTGAAGACCGTTCGCTACTGGCATCAGACGCAGACCTGCGTCGGGCCGCTCATGTTCCGGGTGGGCAAGCACCTCCGCGCCCGCTGGGACGACATCGACGCCTACGACGCCGACCAGGCCGGAGGGCGGAACGCCGCATGAACCAGAACGCAAAGAAGGGCTACCTCGGCAGTAGCCCTTCTCAGGAAGACTCCGCTGTGGGCGGCGCGTCTGCGTCCACCATGCCACAGGGCGACCCCCTGCGGGTACCCGGCCGGCTCGACACCTACCGGTCCCGGTCCCGCAAGTGGCACCGACAGGTCAAGGTCGAGAAGTGCCCCGGATGTGGGCACCCCCACCTTCACCGGGCCCCGCTCCCGCTCGTCCGCTCCGTCCTCAAGAACGCCCCCTGCGGCGCCGTCTACGTGGTGCAGCTCCGAGTCCCGGCGGTGATCGCATGACCCCGTGGGAGAAGGCGCTCCGCAGCGCCCTGTACGCCATCGAGCAGGGCTACAAGGCGTTTCCACTGTCCATCAACAAGACCCCTTCCGTCCGCTCCCCCCACGACAAGGGACACAGCTGCAGGGGGCAGTGCGGCAAGCCCGGCCACGGCGTCCACGACGCGACGACCGACCCCGCATATGCCCGTCATCTCTTCGACCTGTCGCCCCGAGCAACCGGGTACGGCATCGCGTGCGGTGGCCGGATGGTCGGCCTCGACCTCGACCGGAAGAACGGCGTCAACGGCGTCGAGACCGTCAACCAGTTGGCGGCCAAGCACGGGTTCCAGCTCCCGCAGACCATGACGATCTGCACCCCGTCCGGAGGCTTCCACCTGTGGCTGTCCATCCCGGACGGGGTGACCGTCCCGAACTCGGCCGGTCGTCTCGGACTCGGCATCGACGTGCGGGGAACCGGCGGGTACCTGGTCGGCCCCGGCAGCACCGGCAAGGCCGGCGAATACACCCTGCACCCCAAGCTCGGCGAAG harbors:
- a CDS encoding helix-turn-helix transcriptional regulator, which gives rise to MRTVALRVSELRKRKGLTAAEVGQKMKDEGFKWDRFTVSNLEKGKRQNVTLTEWLALAYVLDVSPLHLLVPLTEVEYNVTPDRALPTARVRSWVRGEVPLPGTDQRIFRTEAPEAEWSDPDLPEQAQGENEASRHLMAGVAAARHAELSEDQVVDWIRRAWRLSDALEGGPDGEGV
- a CDS encoding DNA-binding protein is translated as MGRVTLPRVTLPQSAGADRRPLATTPDLAEHYGVPVKTVRYWHQTQTCVGPLMFRVGKHLRARWDDIDAYDADQAGGRNAA
- a CDS encoding bifunctional DNA primase/polymerase codes for the protein MTPWEKALRSALYAIEQGYKAFPLSINKTPSVRSPHDKGHSCRGQCGKPGHGVHDATTDPAYARHLFDLSPRATGYGIACGGRMVGLDLDRKNGVNGVETVNQLAAKHGFQLPQTMTICTPSGGFHLWLSIPDGVTVPNSAGRLGLGIDVRGTGGYLVGPGSTGKAGEYTLHPKLGEVDVQPTPAQLLKLMLPKPATRRIPRADPSPVTASKALDGLVRVVLNAPEGTRNDRLYWAAAKAWAHVDDGHMGAAEVEAALVEAATRQGLTAGEAMRTVASARRAGVTA